One window of the Brevibacterium limosum genome contains the following:
- a CDS encoding TetR/AcrR family transcriptional regulator, whose protein sequence is MPVQGMRRLGREALVSEALTCLAANPQASMIELSQSIGVGRTTLYRHFGDREALVAAAGRLGARRFGEAVMKARPGEGAGLAALERICAELFTLPDVLTLLFADSPIITDETFAEAAAESRTDADSPAGAGSLAGAAVDEDDPLEAVIARGQADGSIDEGVPIGWAAAFVYLTIGSGHLYSVSVGVDDPTARAQSLELTVRAVRKTLASSEG, encoded by the coding sequence GCTGACCTGCCTTGCCGCGAACCCGCAGGCGTCGATGATCGAGCTCTCGCAGTCAATCGGTGTCGGCCGTACGACCCTCTATCGGCATTTCGGTGATCGCGAGGCGCTCGTCGCCGCGGCGGGCCGGCTCGGTGCCCGGCGATTCGGCGAGGCGGTCATGAAGGCCCGTCCCGGCGAAGGGGCCGGATTGGCTGCGCTCGAGCGGATCTGTGCGGAGCTGTTCACTCTGCCCGATGTACTTACCCTGCTCTTCGCCGACAGCCCGATCATCACCGATGAAACCTTCGCCGAGGCGGCCGCCGAGTCCCGGACGGATGCTGACTCTCCGGCAGGCGCTGGGTCCCTTGCGGGTGCAGCTGTTGACGAGGACGATCCGCTCGAAGCCGTCATCGCGAGAGGACAGGCGGACGGGTCCATCGATGAAGGAGTGCCGATCGGCTGGGCGGCAGCGTTCGTCTACCTCACCATCGGCTCCGGACACCTCTACAGCGTGAGCGTCGGCGTCGACGATCCGACCGCGCGCGCTCAGTCTCTCGAATTGACCGTCAGGGCGGTGCGGAAGACTCTCGCCTCGTCAGAGGGCTGA